CTTGCACCGCATAGGCCCACTCTGTGAAGAGCGCGAGCTCCGGATCGCGCAGCTTGCGGCGGCGGCCCAGGTCGAGGCCGGCGTCGCGTTGGGCTGGATGCTGGGCGACCCAGGCCTGGTACGCGCCCCAGGCCTTCCCCGGGACGCCGCCAGCGCCTGCCTGCGCCTTGAACCAACCCCAGAGAGTAACGAGCCCCTGCGTCGTCAGCCTCGAGATCAACGTGGGATTGAGCTGCCGAGCGCTAAGGGCCCTTGTGCGCCGCGAGGCAAGGGATCCCTGGAAGACCGGGTCTGAGAAGCCGATCTGCCGCGCCAGCACGCCGAGATCGACCATTCGCGGGTCGCCGTGACCGGTGTGCAGCGTGTCGTAGGGGCTCGCCGCGCTCGGGTTCACCATCGTCGTCGGTGGCGTCGACACGCCGTCAAAGCCGGCGCTGCGCGCCGCCGCCACGACCCGCCGCAAGGTCTCGAGATTCCCCGCGCCGACGCCCTGCGCGCCCTCGAGGTTGAGCGCCGCGATCGGCGTCTCGAGGATGGCGATGCGCTTGCCCGCGGGAAGCTCGTGCGCCCGCTGTGGCGCGATCACGAGCGTCATCGCGCCCGCTATGCTCCGAGGCGAACCGCCCAGCCCGTGGCTCACGCGAACCTGGTGCATGCCGAAGCGCCGCTCGCCGACCTCCGCAGTGAGGGTTCGCACCAGCGCGGGCACATCGAGCATCCGGTAAGCGGGTGCCGGCGACGCGTCCGACTCGGCACCACCAAAGGCTGTGCCTCCTGCGCGGCGGCGAGGCGCAGGCCGCAGGCGCGCGCTGATGTCCCTCCAGGCGCCTGCTTCCTTCGCTTCGTCCTCGAGGCGCAGCTCGACCTTGAGGCCAGACCACGCACCCGCTGCGCCACCCGCCAGGCCGAGGCGCAAGCGCGGCATGCCCTCCGTCTCCGGATGACCTTCCTGGAAGGCATGGAGCCAGGGCAACGCGTTGGCCCGCCGCTCGGCGTTCAGCGCCTTGAGCGCTGCGCCGAAGCCCATGCCCTCGCCGCGCCACGGCGCGATCACCGCCCCGCCGACGCGCTCGAAGAAGCGAGGGTCGGCGTGCACCTCGCGCCAATCGACCGAGCTCAGGTATTTGGGGTGGGCGAAATGCGCACCGAGGTGCCGCTGGGCACGGGCCTCAGCGGTCCGCTTCGCGCTTGGCTCGGCTGCAGCGACGTCCTGCGCCGCTGCCAGCGACAGGAGGGCCGCGAGCAGCAGGGCAGACGGGTCGGCCGCCGCCGCCCTAACCAAGGCCTGGCCCGCGACGATCGCTTGGCTGCGGTTGGCGCTCGCGTCTGGTGTTCGTGTCTGGCGCCATTCCAAGCTCCAGCGCTGAGTGAAAGGGGGCGCCGCTCCAATCAGCGCCGCCCGAGGGGGCGTGCATGCCCCGGCGGCCCTTACACGTTGAAGCGGTAGTTCACGACGTCGCCGTCCTGGATCTCGTAGTCTTTGCCTTCCAATCGGATCTTGCCGGCGGTCTTGAGGGCCGCTTCTGTGCCGAGGCGCTCGAGGTCCTCCAGACGATAGACCTCGGCGCGGATGAAGCCGCGTTCGATGTCGCTATGGACCTTGCCGGCCGCGCGCCGGGCCACGGTGCCTCGCCGCAGCGGCCAGGCCCGGCATTCATCCGGACCCGCGGTGAGGAAGCAGATCAGGTCGAGCAGTCGGTAGGCGGCGCGGATAAAGACGTTGCGCGCCGGCTCGCCCAACCCGAGCCCGACGAGAAACTCCTGCTGCTCCTCTGCAGGCAAATCGGCGATCTCGGCCTCGATCGCGCCGCAGAGGCCGAGCGAGAGGGCGGAGGGACCGCGCTCCTGAAGCTCTCGCAAGCTGGCCTGCGCCGGATCGCCCCACGCGGTTTCGCTCAGGCTGAAGAGGGTGATCGATGGCTTGATCGACAGGAGCTGGATACCGACGAAGGTGGCCTCCTCCTCATCGCTGAGCCCCAGCGCGCGCAGGGGCTGGCCCGCTTCGAGCTGCGCCACGCAGCGCTCGTTGATCGCCACCTCGGGACCCTTCTTTGACTCCTTGCGCAGTCGCTCCTGGCGGCGCTCGAGCACCTGCAGATCGTGAAGCACCAGCTCATCGCTGAAGAGGGCGTCGTCGCGCGCCGGATCGGCCGGGCGGGCAACCAGGGGGTTGTCGAAGCCGCGGACGACGTGCACCAAGACGTCGACGTTGCGCATGTGCTGCAGCACGTCAGGGCTGAAGGCCCCCGTATCGGCGCGGCCCCCTTCGCCACCGACGTCGACGAAGGTGACCTCGCCGTAGGTCTTGCGCTTGGGCGAGAAGATCGTGGCCAGGCGGTCGACGCGGACGTCGGGCACCTTGATATTGCCGAGCGCGACGCCGCCGCGGTCGCTGCGAGCGCCGGGCGCCAACGCCGAAAACACCGTCGATTTTCCAGAGCCGGCGTAACCGGCGAGTCCCACGCGCATGGCCAACCTCCCGACGCCGCTGCGCGGCCAGTGTCGTCTACAGCAGGGCGTGCGAGGCGTCCAGCGTTGGTTTGGCGCGGACGCGGTGTCGTACCGGCAGCGACGAGCAAGAGCAACCGCCCATGATCAAGGGCGAAGTCGTCGCCCTTGCCGCGCCTCTCAGGCACTGCGGGAGGTTAACCCGCTACAGCGCGCGCGGACTCCGCCTTCTACCGTCGTCGCCCCTCGCTTCGACCCCGCCCGCGCCGTGCAACCCTTTGCGATCGTACCCCTGCAGTGCAGGCGGGTGCAGCGCCGGTGCGTTGCTTCCGGCCACCCGGCGGTGCGCCCCGCGTAGTGGCGCCGGAGCTGCCAACGCCACTACTGGATGCGCACACGCACGTCTACAGCAGGCAGCTGGTGCGCCAGGTCAACGGGCGGTTGGGCCGGTCGGAGTTCACGGAATTCACCGCGGCACAACTGGTCGAGCGCCTTGACCGCCAGGGCATTCAACGCGCAATCGTCATCTCCGGCGCGTACCTCGCTGCGGCCGACGTCTACCCGAACGCGTTGCCGCCGAAGGAGGAGCTCGCAGCGACGCGCAGAGAGAACGACTTCGCCGCCGCTGAGGTCTCTGGCTGGTCCGATCGCCTGATCCTTTTTTGCAGCGTGAACCCCAAGCGCCCGTGGGCAGCCGACGAGGCTGCGCGTTGCCAGCGTGAGCTTGGCGCACGCGGGCTGAAACTGCACTTCTGGAACTCGCTGGTCGATCCGCAGGAGGCGAGTCACCGCACGGCGCTGCGTGCAGTGCTGATCCGAGCCGAGGCGCTCGACTTACCCGTGCTGCTGCACGC
The Pseudomonadota bacterium DNA segment above includes these coding regions:
- a CDS encoding 4-alpha-glucanotransferase, whose translation is MEWRQTRTPDASANRSQAIVAGQALVRAAAADPSALLLAALLSLAAAQDVAAAEPSAKRTAEARAQRHLGAHFAHPKYLSSVDWREVHADPRFFERVGGAVIAPWRGEGMGFGAALKALNAERRANALPWLHAFQEGHPETEGMPRLRLGLAGGAAGAWSGLKVELRLEDEAKEAGAWRDISARLRPAPRRRAGGTAFGGAESDASPAPAYRMLDVPALVRTLTAEVGERRFGMHQVRVSHGLGGSPRSIAGAMTLVIAPQRAHELPAGKRIAILETPIAALNLEGAQGVGAGNLETLRRVVAAARSAGFDGVSTPPTTMVNPSAASPYDTLHTGHGDPRMVDLGVLARQIGFSDPVFQGSLASRRTRALSARQLNPTLISRLTTQGLVTLWGWFKAQAGAGGVPGKAWGAYQAWVAQHPAQRDAGLDLGRRRKLRDPELALFTEWAYAVQELAVREAAVDPRADGAAPMALGWIRDQPVVTNGPQVEQWPDGYLRGMHAGAPPDDTSPNLPQDWGGSIRNPLAMIRDGLTRFAARLTRSMANAGGLRLDNAFWIHGLFSPAWTADGAFDAARSGYVAYPFPELMAVITLLSRRHHCLVIAENLGTPPAGFDEKRRQAGLYGYALARWAYDWDAFRGSVVPPLASPRSYESSALAAYSTWDMPPVGAVWNGADLRLLRRLGKISDEEASRWQARLPHWRYELLTWLERAGELPAGIDPQNPPSGGHGPWTSELDAAYRRALAKASSQMVATPLLACLPPNDPADSESKGIWNVPGLSEHTPPEGDGGFRPFRGRTGPISRRDFDQLVLRLGTESARPKERPAR
- the ychF gene encoding redox-regulated ATPase YchF, encoding MRVGLAGYAGSGKSTVFSALAPGARSDRGGVALGNIKVPDVRVDRLATIFSPKRKTYGEVTFVDVGGEGGRADTGAFSPDVLQHMRNVDVLVHVVRGFDNPLVARPADPARDDALFSDELVLHDLQVLERRQERLRKESKKGPEVAINERCVAQLEAGQPLRALGLSDEEEATFVGIQLLSIKPSITLFSLSETAWGDPAQASLRELQERGPSALSLGLCGAIEAEIADLPAEEQQEFLVGLGLGEPARNVFIRAAYRLLDLICFLTAGPDECRAWPLRRGTVARRAAGKVHSDIERGFIRAEVYRLEDLERLGTEAALKTAGKIRLEGKDYEIQDGDVVNYRFNV
- a CDS encoding amidohydrolase encodes the protein MRCFRPPGGAPRVVAPELPTPLLDAHTHVYSRQLVRQVNGRLGRSEFTEFTAAQLVERLDRQGIQRAIVISGAYLAAADVYPNALPPKEELAATRRENDFAAAEVSGWSDRLILFCSVNPKRPWAADEAARCQRELGARGLKLHFWNSLVDPQEASHRTALRAVLIRAEALDLPVLLHAYNGQLTHFGAPQIDCVVADTLQACPELRVCFAHVGGAGGFDPSVEEAFERLTTLAARPAFAQRSWVDLAAVAFARRTRSYERSSVAQLSRLARLLARWAPDRILWGSDNIEDYLAQTAAVWPLAPEVWRTIAQSDGHHFVTRATR